A part of Salmo trutta chromosome 15, fSalTru1.1, whole genome shotgun sequence genomic DNA contains:
- the LOC115149313 gene encoding heterogeneous nuclear ribonucleoprotein D-like encodes METEGQVDFSTDEFPEGSKINASKNQQDDGKMFIGGLSWDTSKTDLTDYLSKFGEVLDCTIKTDLMTGRSRGFGFVLFRDSESVDRVLELKEHKLDGKLIDPKRAKAMKGKEPPKKVFVGGLSPDTPEEEIREYFGAFGDIDSIELPMDTKTNERRGFCFVTYCEETPVQKLLECRYHQVGSGKCEIKVAQPKEVYRQQQQHRGERGGYEGGRGGGGYRGRGRGGQSNYNQGYNGYYSQNYGSYGNGYNQGYNGYAGYDYSGYNYNSYGYGQGYDDYNGQQSSYGKASREVTTHQNNYQPY; translated from the exons AGGCCAGGTTGACTTCAGTACAGACGAGTTTCCAGAGGGCTCCAAGATAAATGCAAGCAAAAACCAGCAGGATGACGG CAAGATGTTCATTGGAGGGCTCAGTTGGGACACCAGCAAAACAGACCTCACGGATTACCTGTCGAAGTTTGGAGAGGTTCTGGACTGCACCATCAAAACAGACCTGATGACGGGTCGGTCCCGGGGCTTCGGCTTTGTTCTCTTCAGAGACTCAGAGAGTGTAGACCGG GTGTTGGAGCTGAAGGAGCACAAGCTGGACGGGAAGCTGATCGATCCCAAGAGGGCCAAAGCCATGAAGGGGAAGGAACCGCCCAAGAAGGTGTTTGTCGGAGGCCTCAGCCCAGACACCCCAGAGGAGGAGATCAGGGAATACTTTGGCGCTTTTGGAGAT ATTGACAGCATCGAGCTTCCCATGGACACCAAAACCAACGAGCGACGTGGGTTTTGCTTCGTGACCTACTGTGAGGAGACTCCTGTTCAAAAGCTGTTGGAGTGCAGATACCACCAAGTTGGGAGTGGAAAG TGTGAAATCAAAGTGGCCCAGCCCAAAGAAGTGTATAGACAGCAGCAacaacacagaggagagaggggaggctacgaaggagggagaggaggtggaggatacAGGGGCCGGGGACGAGGAG GTCAGAGTAACTACAACCAAGGTTACAACGGCTACTACAGCCAGAACTATGGTAGCTACGGCAATGGATACAACCAGGGCTACAATGGCTACGCAGGCTATGACTACTCTGGCTACAACTATAATAGTTATGGTTATGGACAGGGATACGACGACTACAATG GCCAGCAGAGCAGCTATGGGAAGGCCTCTCGAGAGGTCACAACCCACCAGAACAACTACCAGCCTTACTGA